In the genome of Poecilia reticulata strain Guanapo linkage group LG16, Guppy_female_1.0+MT, whole genome shotgun sequence, one region contains:
- the LOC103477491 gene encoding sodium bicarbonate cotransporter 3-like isoform X4 — protein MGDFWADVASQRVARGLSGNDEEAVLDQGKTSTSLHTNFEKEELESHRAVYVGVHVPLGRQSRRRHRHRGHRHHRRRRDRDDHEDGRESPSYDTPSQRVQFLLGTEDDDEEHIPHDLFTELDELAFRDGQVQVWKETARWLKFEEDVEDGGERWSKPYVATLSLHSLFELRSCIMNGTVLLDMRAGSIDEIADMVIDSMLATGQLEAEQQEKVREALLKRHHHQNEKKLSNRIPLVRSFADIGKKHSDSTLLERNGLLASPQSAPGNLDNKISESRIGTGSRENSTVDFSKDCNCVCLLPAADRKPAVDMNFMKKIPPGAEASNVLVGEVDFLERPIIAFVRLAPAVLLTGLTEVPVPTRFLFLLLGPFGKGLQYHEIGRSIATLMTDEVFHDVAYKAKDRNDLLSGIDEFLDQVTVLPPGEWDPSIRIEPPKNVPSQEKRKMAAQPNGSAHCSESVKETEDHTGPELQRTGRIFGGLVNDVRRKAPFYWSDIKDALSLQCLASVLFLYCACMSPVVTFGGLLGETTHGSIGTMESLFGASMTGMAYSLFAGQPLTILGSTGPVLVFEKILFHFCENHGLSYLSLRTSIGLWTAFLCVLLVATDASSLVCYITRFTEEAFAALICIIFIYEALAKLVDMRKKFPVNLHNQLNNLTLYRCRCSAPSNASADVQQIWSSRNLTAGSIEWEQLNVTACQDLKGQFIGSACSEKGPFVPDVLFWSVILFFTTFFLSSFLKQFKTKRYFPTKVRSTISDFAVFLTIMVMVLLDYLVGIPSPKLEVPERFEPTTSDRSWLVSPLGTNPWWTLLAAVIPALLCTILIFMDQQITAIIINRKENKLKKGCGYHLDLLVVAVMLGVCSILGLPWFVAATVLSISHVNSLKVESGCAAPGEQPKFLGIREQRVTGFMIFILMGCSVFMTSALKLIPMPVLYGVFLYMGVSSLKGIQLFDRIKLFGMPSKHQPDLIYLRYVPLWKVHVFTAVQLSCLIILWAIKATEAAVIFPMMVLALVFIRKLLDFCFTKRELSWLDDLIPESKKKKDDDKKKKEEDAQRMMEEVEDEPPYDPQSVLKFPIKSLKDRSDPSEVNISDEMAKSGIWKSVSKNSEGGKALKRCKSQEKLPSVQISMENEDGRRFVDAETAL, from the exons atGGGAGACTTTTGGGCAGACGTGGCCTCTCAGCGCGTGGCCAGAGGACTCTCG gGAAACGATGAGGAGGCCGTTCTGGACCAGGGCAAGACCAGCACCTCGCTGCACACTAACTTTGAGAAGGAGGAACTGGAGA GCCACAGAGCCGTGTACGTCGGCGTTCACGTCCCGCTGGGCCGGCAGAGCCGCAGGCGTCACCGGCACCGCGGACACCGCCATCACCGCAGGCGGCGGGACCGGGACGATCATGAGGACGGCCGGGAATCTCCGTCGTACG ACACGCCGTCCCAGAGGGTCCAGTTTCTCCTCGGCACCGAAGACGACGACGAGGAACACATCCCCCACGACCTGTTCACCGAGCTGGATGAGCTCGCCTTCAGGGACGGACAGGTCCAGGTGTGGAAGGAGACGGCCAG GTGGCTGAAGTTCGAGGAAGACGTGGAGGACGGCGGCGAGCGCTGGAGCAAGCCGTACGTCGCCACGCTGTCGCTGCACAGCCTGTTTGAGCTTCGCTCCTGCATCATGAACGGCACCGTGCTGCTGGACATGAGGGCCGGCTCCATCGACGAGATCGCAG ACATGGTGATCGACAGCATGCTGGCGACCGGCCAGCTGGAGGCGGAGCAGCAGGAGAAGGTGAGGGAGGCTCTGCTGAAACGCCACCATCACCAGAACGAGAAGAAGCTGAGCAACCGCATCCCGCTGGTCCGCTCCTTCGCAGACATAGGCAAGAAGCATTCGGACTCAACGCTGCTGGAGCGCAACG GGCTGCTGGCGTCGCCGCAGTCGGCTCCAGGAAACCTGGACAACAAGATCAGCGAGAGCCGGATCGGCACCGGCAGCCGAGAGAACAGCACCGTGGACTTCAGCAAG GACtgtaactgtgtgtgtttgctgccgGCGGCCGACAGGAAGCCCGCA GTGGACATGAACTTTATGAAGAAGATCCCGCCTGGCGCCGAAGCCTCCAACGTCCTGGTGGGAGAGGTGGACTTCCTGGAGCGGCCCATCATCGCCTTCGTCCGCCTGGCGCCGGCCGTGCTGCTGACGGGCCTCACTGAGGTTCCGGTACCAACCAG GTTTCTGTTCCTGCTGCTCGGTCCGTTCGGGAAAGGCCTGCAGTACCACGAGATCGGACGCTCCATCGCCACGCTGATGACCGACGAG GTCTTCCATGATGTGGCGTACAAGGCCAAGGACCGGAACGACCTGCTGTCCGGCATCGACGAGTTCCTGGACCAGGTCACGGTTCTGCCGCCGGGCGAGTGGGACCCCAGCATCCGGATCGAGCCTCCGAAAAACGTCCCGTCTCAG GAGAAGAGGAAGATGGCGGCGCAGCCTAATGGCTCCGCCCACTGCTCAGAGTCTGTGAAGGAGACGGAGGATCACACGGGCCCAGAGCTGCAGCGGACgggcag GATCTTCGGAGGCCTGGTGAACGACGTTCGGAGGAAAGCGCCGTTCTACTGGAGTGACATCAAAGACGCGCTGAGTCTGCAGTGCCTGGCGTCTGTCCTCTTCCTGTACTGCGCCTGCATGTCGCCCGTCGTCACCTTCGGCGGCCTGCTGGGGGAGACCACCCACGGCAGCATA GGCACCATGGAGTCTCTGTTCGGGGCGTCCATGACGGGCATGGCCTACTCCCTGTTCGCCGGCCAGCCGCTCACCATCCTGGGCAGcaccggcccggttctggtgtTCGAGAAGATTCTCTTCCATTTCTGCGA GAATCACGGTCTGTCCTACCTGTCCCTGCGGACGAGCATCGGGCTGTGGACGGCCTTCCTGTGCGTCCTGCTGGTCGCCACGGACGCCAGCTCTCTGGTCTGCTACATCACCCGCTTCACCGAGGAAGCCTTCGCCGCCCTCATCTGCATCATCTTCATCTACGAGGCTCTGGCCAAGCTGGTCGACATGAGGAAGAAGTTCCCCGTCAACCTGCACAACCAGCTCAACAACCTCACCTTGTACAG ATGTCGATGTTCTGCTCCCTCCAACGCCTCAGCAGACGTCCAGCAGATCTGGAGCAGCAGGAACCTGACAGCAGGAAGCATCGAGTGGGAGCAGCTGAACGTGACG GCATGTCAGGACTTGAAGGGACAGTTTATCGGGTCGGCTTGCAGTGAAAAAGGACCCTTCGTCCCAGATGTCCTCTTCTGGTCCGTCATCCTCTTCTTCACcactttcttcctctcctcgTTCCTCAAACAGTTCAAGACCAAGAGATACTTCCCCACCAAG GTGCGGTCGACCATTAGTGACTTCGCCGTCTTCCTGACCATCATGGTCATGGTGCTGCTGGATTACCTGGTGGGAATTCCTTCTCCCAAGCTGGAAGTCCCGGAGCGATTCGAG CCGACCACCAGCGACCGGTCCTGGCTGGTTTCGCCGCTCGGCACCAACCCCTGGTGGACGCTGCTGGCGGCCGTCATCCCCGCTCTGCTCTGCACCATCCTGATCTTCATGGACCAGCAGATCACCGCCATCATCATCAACAGGAAGGAGAACAAGCTGAAG AAGGGCTGTGGGTACCACCTGGACCTGCTGGTGGTGGCAGTCATGCTGGGGGTCTGCTCCATCCTGGGCCTGCCCTGGTTCGTGGCGGCCACCGTCCTCTCCATCTCCCACGTCAACAGCCTGAAGGTGGAGTCGGGCTGCGCCGCGCCCGGAGAGCAACCCAAGTTCCTGGGCATCCGGGAGCAACGGGTGACGGGATTCATGATCTTCATCCTGATGGGCTGCTCCGTCTTCATGACGTCCGCGCTCAAG CTGATCCCGATGCCCGTCCTCTATGGCGTCTTCCTCTACATGGGAGTGTCGTCACTCAAAGGCATCCAG CTCTTCGACCGGATCAAGCTGTTCGGCATGCCGTCCAAGCACCAGCCGGACCTCATCTACCTGCGCTACGTCCCGCTCTGGAAGGTCCACGTCTTCACCGCCGTCCAGCTGTCCTGCCTCATCATCCTCTGGGCCATCAAGGCGACGGAAGCCGCCGTCATCTTCCCCATGATG GTTCTGGCGCTCGTCTTCATCCGGAAGCTTCTGGACTTTTGCTTCACCAAGAGAGAGCTGAGCTGGCTGGACGACCTGATCCCCgagagcaagaagaagaaggacgacgacaagaagaagaaggaggag GACGCCCAGCGGATGATGGAGGAAGTGGAGGACGAGCCGCCCTACGATCCTCAGAGCGTCCTGAAGTTCCCCATCAAGTCGCTGAAGGACAG GTCCGACCCGTCTGAGGTCAACATCTCTGATGAAATGGCCAAAAGTGGAATCTGGAAATCCGTTTCCAAGAACTCTGAGGGAGGAAAGGCTTTGAAACGCTGCAAGAG TCAGGAGAAACTTCCCAGCGTCCAGATCAGCATGGAGAACGAGGACGGACGGAGGTTCGTGGACGCTGAGACGGCGTTATGA
- the LOC103477491 gene encoding sodium bicarbonate cotransporter 3-like isoform X2 → MEDNMEQMRPLLTSGNDEEAVLDQGKTSTSLHTNFEKEELESHRAVYVGVHVPLGRQSRRRHRHRGHRHHRRRRDRDDHEDGRESPSYDTPSQRVQFLLGTEDDDEEHIPHDLFTELDELAFRDGQVQVWKETARWLKFEEDVEDGGERWSKPYVATLSLHSLFELRSCIMNGTVLLDMRAGSIDEIADMVIDSMLATGQLEAEQQEKVREALLKRHHHQNEKKLSNRIPLVRSFADIGKKHSDSTLLERNGLLASPQSAPGNLDNKISESRIGTGSRENSTVDFSKVDMNFMKKIPPGAEASNVLVGEVDFLERPIIAFVRLAPAVLLTGLTEVPVPTRFLFLLLGPFGKGLQYHEIGRSIATLMTDEVFHDVAYKAKDRNDLLSGIDEFLDQVTVLPPGEWDPSIRIEPPKNVPSQEKRKMAAQPNGSAHCSESVKETEDHTGPELQRTGRIFGGLVNDVRRKAPFYWSDIKDALSLQCLASVLFLYCACMSPVVTFGGLLGETTHGSIGTMESLFGASMTGMAYSLFAGQPLTILGSTGPVLVFEKILFHFCENHGLSYLSLRTSIGLWTAFLCVLLVATDASSLVCYITRFTEEAFAALICIIFIYEALAKLVDMRKKFPVNLHNQLNNLTLYRCRCSAPSNASADVQQIWSSRNLTAGSIEWEQLNVTACQDLKGQFIGSACSEKGPFVPDVLFWSVILFFTTFFLSSFLKQFKTKRYFPTKVRSTISDFAVFLTIMVMVLLDYLVGIPSPKLEVPERFEPTTSDRSWLVSPLGTNPWWTLLAAVIPALLCTILIFMDQQITAIIINRKENKLKKGCGYHLDLLVVAVMLGVCSILGLPWFVAATVLSISHVNSLKVESGCAAPGEQPKFLGIREQRVTGFMIFILMGCSVFMTSALKLIPMPVLYGVFLYMGVSSLKGIQLFDRIKLFGMPSKHQPDLIYLRYVPLWKVHVFTAVQLSCLIILWAIKATEAAVIFPMMVLALVFIRKLLDFCFTKRELSWLDDLIPESKKKKDDDKKKKEEDAQRMMEEVEDEPPYDPQSVLKFPIKSLKDRSDPSEVNISDEMAKSGIWKSVSKNSEGGKALKRCKSQEKLPSVQISMENEDGRRFVDAETAL, encoded by the exons gGAAACGATGAGGAGGCCGTTCTGGACCAGGGCAAGACCAGCACCTCGCTGCACACTAACTTTGAGAAGGAGGAACTGGAGA GCCACAGAGCCGTGTACGTCGGCGTTCACGTCCCGCTGGGCCGGCAGAGCCGCAGGCGTCACCGGCACCGCGGACACCGCCATCACCGCAGGCGGCGGGACCGGGACGATCATGAGGACGGCCGGGAATCTCCGTCGTACG ACACGCCGTCCCAGAGGGTCCAGTTTCTCCTCGGCACCGAAGACGACGACGAGGAACACATCCCCCACGACCTGTTCACCGAGCTGGATGAGCTCGCCTTCAGGGACGGACAGGTCCAGGTGTGGAAGGAGACGGCCAG GTGGCTGAAGTTCGAGGAAGACGTGGAGGACGGCGGCGAGCGCTGGAGCAAGCCGTACGTCGCCACGCTGTCGCTGCACAGCCTGTTTGAGCTTCGCTCCTGCATCATGAACGGCACCGTGCTGCTGGACATGAGGGCCGGCTCCATCGACGAGATCGCAG ACATGGTGATCGACAGCATGCTGGCGACCGGCCAGCTGGAGGCGGAGCAGCAGGAGAAGGTGAGGGAGGCTCTGCTGAAACGCCACCATCACCAGAACGAGAAGAAGCTGAGCAACCGCATCCCGCTGGTCCGCTCCTTCGCAGACATAGGCAAGAAGCATTCGGACTCAACGCTGCTGGAGCGCAACG GGCTGCTGGCGTCGCCGCAGTCGGCTCCAGGAAACCTGGACAACAAGATCAGCGAGAGCCGGATCGGCACCGGCAGCCGAGAGAACAGCACCGTGGACTTCAGCAAG GTGGACATGAACTTTATGAAGAAGATCCCGCCTGGCGCCGAAGCCTCCAACGTCCTGGTGGGAGAGGTGGACTTCCTGGAGCGGCCCATCATCGCCTTCGTCCGCCTGGCGCCGGCCGTGCTGCTGACGGGCCTCACTGAGGTTCCGGTACCAACCAG GTTTCTGTTCCTGCTGCTCGGTCCGTTCGGGAAAGGCCTGCAGTACCACGAGATCGGACGCTCCATCGCCACGCTGATGACCGACGAG GTCTTCCATGATGTGGCGTACAAGGCCAAGGACCGGAACGACCTGCTGTCCGGCATCGACGAGTTCCTGGACCAGGTCACGGTTCTGCCGCCGGGCGAGTGGGACCCCAGCATCCGGATCGAGCCTCCGAAAAACGTCCCGTCTCAG GAGAAGAGGAAGATGGCGGCGCAGCCTAATGGCTCCGCCCACTGCTCAGAGTCTGTGAAGGAGACGGAGGATCACACGGGCCCAGAGCTGCAGCGGACgggcag GATCTTCGGAGGCCTGGTGAACGACGTTCGGAGGAAAGCGCCGTTCTACTGGAGTGACATCAAAGACGCGCTGAGTCTGCAGTGCCTGGCGTCTGTCCTCTTCCTGTACTGCGCCTGCATGTCGCCCGTCGTCACCTTCGGCGGCCTGCTGGGGGAGACCACCCACGGCAGCATA GGCACCATGGAGTCTCTGTTCGGGGCGTCCATGACGGGCATGGCCTACTCCCTGTTCGCCGGCCAGCCGCTCACCATCCTGGGCAGcaccggcccggttctggtgtTCGAGAAGATTCTCTTCCATTTCTGCGA GAATCACGGTCTGTCCTACCTGTCCCTGCGGACGAGCATCGGGCTGTGGACGGCCTTCCTGTGCGTCCTGCTGGTCGCCACGGACGCCAGCTCTCTGGTCTGCTACATCACCCGCTTCACCGAGGAAGCCTTCGCCGCCCTCATCTGCATCATCTTCATCTACGAGGCTCTGGCCAAGCTGGTCGACATGAGGAAGAAGTTCCCCGTCAACCTGCACAACCAGCTCAACAACCTCACCTTGTACAG ATGTCGATGTTCTGCTCCCTCCAACGCCTCAGCAGACGTCCAGCAGATCTGGAGCAGCAGGAACCTGACAGCAGGAAGCATCGAGTGGGAGCAGCTGAACGTGACG GCATGTCAGGACTTGAAGGGACAGTTTATCGGGTCGGCTTGCAGTGAAAAAGGACCCTTCGTCCCAGATGTCCTCTTCTGGTCCGTCATCCTCTTCTTCACcactttcttcctctcctcgTTCCTCAAACAGTTCAAGACCAAGAGATACTTCCCCACCAAG GTGCGGTCGACCATTAGTGACTTCGCCGTCTTCCTGACCATCATGGTCATGGTGCTGCTGGATTACCTGGTGGGAATTCCTTCTCCCAAGCTGGAAGTCCCGGAGCGATTCGAG CCGACCACCAGCGACCGGTCCTGGCTGGTTTCGCCGCTCGGCACCAACCCCTGGTGGACGCTGCTGGCGGCCGTCATCCCCGCTCTGCTCTGCACCATCCTGATCTTCATGGACCAGCAGATCACCGCCATCATCATCAACAGGAAGGAGAACAAGCTGAAG AAGGGCTGTGGGTACCACCTGGACCTGCTGGTGGTGGCAGTCATGCTGGGGGTCTGCTCCATCCTGGGCCTGCCCTGGTTCGTGGCGGCCACCGTCCTCTCCATCTCCCACGTCAACAGCCTGAAGGTGGAGTCGGGCTGCGCCGCGCCCGGAGAGCAACCCAAGTTCCTGGGCATCCGGGAGCAACGGGTGACGGGATTCATGATCTTCATCCTGATGGGCTGCTCCGTCTTCATGACGTCCGCGCTCAAG CTGATCCCGATGCCCGTCCTCTATGGCGTCTTCCTCTACATGGGAGTGTCGTCACTCAAAGGCATCCAG CTCTTCGACCGGATCAAGCTGTTCGGCATGCCGTCCAAGCACCAGCCGGACCTCATCTACCTGCGCTACGTCCCGCTCTGGAAGGTCCACGTCTTCACCGCCGTCCAGCTGTCCTGCCTCATCATCCTCTGGGCCATCAAGGCGACGGAAGCCGCCGTCATCTTCCCCATGATG GTTCTGGCGCTCGTCTTCATCCGGAAGCTTCTGGACTTTTGCTTCACCAAGAGAGAGCTGAGCTGGCTGGACGACCTGATCCCCgagagcaagaagaagaaggacgacgacaagaagaagaaggaggag GACGCCCAGCGGATGATGGAGGAAGTGGAGGACGAGCCGCCCTACGATCCTCAGAGCGTCCTGAAGTTCCCCATCAAGTCGCTGAAGGACAG GTCCGACCCGTCTGAGGTCAACATCTCTGATGAAATGGCCAAAAGTGGAATCTGGAAATCCGTTTCCAAGAACTCTGAGGGAGGAAAGGCTTTGAAACGCTGCAAGAG TCAGGAGAAACTTCCCAGCGTCCAGATCAGCATGGAGAACGAGGACGGACGGAGGTTCGTGGACGCTGAGACGGCGTTATGA
- the LOC103477491 gene encoding sodium bicarbonate cotransporter 3-like isoform X3 translates to MGDFWADVASQRVARGLSGNDEEAVLDQGKTSTSLHTNFEKEELESHRAVYVGVHVPLGRQSRRRHRHRGHRHHRRRRDRDDHEDGRESPSYDTPSQRVQFLLGTEDDDEEHIPHDLFTELDELAFRDGQVQVWKETARWLKFEEDVEDGGERWSKPYVATLSLHSLFELRSCIMNGTVLLDMRAGSIDEIADMVIDSMLATGQLEAEQQEKVREALLKRHHHQNEKKLSNRIPLVRSFADIGLLASPQSAPGNLDNKISESRIGTGSRENSTVDFSKVDMNFMKKIPPGAEASNVLVGEVDFLERPIIAFVRLAPAVLLTGLTEVPVPTRFLFLLLGPFGKGLQYHEIGRSIATLMTDEVFHDVAYKAKDRNDLLSGIDEFLDQVTVLPPGEWDPSIRIEPPKNVPSQEKRKMAAQPNGSAHCSESVKETEDHTGPELQRTGRIFGGLVNDVRRKAPFYWSDIKDALSLQCLASVLFLYCACMSPVVTFGGLLGETTHGSIGTMESLFGASMTGMAYSLFAGQPLTILGSTGPVLVFEKILFHFCENHGLSYLSLRTSIGLWTAFLCVLLVATDASSLVCYITRFTEEAFAALICIIFIYEALAKLVDMRKKFPVNLHNQLNNLTLYRCRCSAPSNASADVQQIWSSRNLTAGSIEWEQLNVTACQDLKGQFIGSACSEKGPFVPDVLFWSVILFFTTFFLSSFLKQFKTKRYFPTKVRSTISDFAVFLTIMVMVLLDYLVGIPSPKLEVPERFEPTTSDRSWLVSPLGTNPWWTLLAAVIPALLCTILIFMDQQITAIIINRKENKLKKGCGYHLDLLVVAVMLGVCSILGLPWFVAATVLSISHVNSLKVESGCAAPGEQPKFLGIREQRVTGFMIFILMGCSVFMTSALKLIPMPVLYGVFLYMGVSSLKGIQLFDRIKLFGMPSKHQPDLIYLRYVPLWKVHVFTAVQLSCLIILWAIKATEAAVIFPMMVLALVFIRKLLDFCFTKRELSWLDDLIPESKKKKDDDKKKKEEDAQRMMEEVEDEPPYDPQSVLKFPIKSLKDRSDPSEVNISDEMAKSGIWKSVSKNSEGGKALKRCKSQEKLPSVQISMENEDGRRFVDAETAL, encoded by the exons atGGGAGACTTTTGGGCAGACGTGGCCTCTCAGCGCGTGGCCAGAGGACTCTCG gGAAACGATGAGGAGGCCGTTCTGGACCAGGGCAAGACCAGCACCTCGCTGCACACTAACTTTGAGAAGGAGGAACTGGAGA GCCACAGAGCCGTGTACGTCGGCGTTCACGTCCCGCTGGGCCGGCAGAGCCGCAGGCGTCACCGGCACCGCGGACACCGCCATCACCGCAGGCGGCGGGACCGGGACGATCATGAGGACGGCCGGGAATCTCCGTCGTACG ACACGCCGTCCCAGAGGGTCCAGTTTCTCCTCGGCACCGAAGACGACGACGAGGAACACATCCCCCACGACCTGTTCACCGAGCTGGATGAGCTCGCCTTCAGGGACGGACAGGTCCAGGTGTGGAAGGAGACGGCCAG GTGGCTGAAGTTCGAGGAAGACGTGGAGGACGGCGGCGAGCGCTGGAGCAAGCCGTACGTCGCCACGCTGTCGCTGCACAGCCTGTTTGAGCTTCGCTCCTGCATCATGAACGGCACCGTGCTGCTGGACATGAGGGCCGGCTCCATCGACGAGATCGCAG ACATGGTGATCGACAGCATGCTGGCGACCGGCCAGCTGGAGGCGGAGCAGCAGGAGAAGGTGAGGGAGGCTCTGCTGAAACGCCACCATCACCAGAACGAGAAGAAGCTGAGCAACCGCATCCCGCTGGTCCGCTCCTTCGCAGACATAG GGCTGCTGGCGTCGCCGCAGTCGGCTCCAGGAAACCTGGACAACAAGATCAGCGAGAGCCGGATCGGCACCGGCAGCCGAGAGAACAGCACCGTGGACTTCAGCAAG GTGGACATGAACTTTATGAAGAAGATCCCGCCTGGCGCCGAAGCCTCCAACGTCCTGGTGGGAGAGGTGGACTTCCTGGAGCGGCCCATCATCGCCTTCGTCCGCCTGGCGCCGGCCGTGCTGCTGACGGGCCTCACTGAGGTTCCGGTACCAACCAG GTTTCTGTTCCTGCTGCTCGGTCCGTTCGGGAAAGGCCTGCAGTACCACGAGATCGGACGCTCCATCGCCACGCTGATGACCGACGAG GTCTTCCATGATGTGGCGTACAAGGCCAAGGACCGGAACGACCTGCTGTCCGGCATCGACGAGTTCCTGGACCAGGTCACGGTTCTGCCGCCGGGCGAGTGGGACCCCAGCATCCGGATCGAGCCTCCGAAAAACGTCCCGTCTCAG GAGAAGAGGAAGATGGCGGCGCAGCCTAATGGCTCCGCCCACTGCTCAGAGTCTGTGAAGGAGACGGAGGATCACACGGGCCCAGAGCTGCAGCGGACgggcag GATCTTCGGAGGCCTGGTGAACGACGTTCGGAGGAAAGCGCCGTTCTACTGGAGTGACATCAAAGACGCGCTGAGTCTGCAGTGCCTGGCGTCTGTCCTCTTCCTGTACTGCGCCTGCATGTCGCCCGTCGTCACCTTCGGCGGCCTGCTGGGGGAGACCACCCACGGCAGCATA GGCACCATGGAGTCTCTGTTCGGGGCGTCCATGACGGGCATGGCCTACTCCCTGTTCGCCGGCCAGCCGCTCACCATCCTGGGCAGcaccggcccggttctggtgtTCGAGAAGATTCTCTTCCATTTCTGCGA GAATCACGGTCTGTCCTACCTGTCCCTGCGGACGAGCATCGGGCTGTGGACGGCCTTCCTGTGCGTCCTGCTGGTCGCCACGGACGCCAGCTCTCTGGTCTGCTACATCACCCGCTTCACCGAGGAAGCCTTCGCCGCCCTCATCTGCATCATCTTCATCTACGAGGCTCTGGCCAAGCTGGTCGACATGAGGAAGAAGTTCCCCGTCAACCTGCACAACCAGCTCAACAACCTCACCTTGTACAG ATGTCGATGTTCTGCTCCCTCCAACGCCTCAGCAGACGTCCAGCAGATCTGGAGCAGCAGGAACCTGACAGCAGGAAGCATCGAGTGGGAGCAGCTGAACGTGACG GCATGTCAGGACTTGAAGGGACAGTTTATCGGGTCGGCTTGCAGTGAAAAAGGACCCTTCGTCCCAGATGTCCTCTTCTGGTCCGTCATCCTCTTCTTCACcactttcttcctctcctcgTTCCTCAAACAGTTCAAGACCAAGAGATACTTCCCCACCAAG GTGCGGTCGACCATTAGTGACTTCGCCGTCTTCCTGACCATCATGGTCATGGTGCTGCTGGATTACCTGGTGGGAATTCCTTCTCCCAAGCTGGAAGTCCCGGAGCGATTCGAG CCGACCACCAGCGACCGGTCCTGGCTGGTTTCGCCGCTCGGCACCAACCCCTGGTGGACGCTGCTGGCGGCCGTCATCCCCGCTCTGCTCTGCACCATCCTGATCTTCATGGACCAGCAGATCACCGCCATCATCATCAACAGGAAGGAGAACAAGCTGAAG AAGGGCTGTGGGTACCACCTGGACCTGCTGGTGGTGGCAGTCATGCTGGGGGTCTGCTCCATCCTGGGCCTGCCCTGGTTCGTGGCGGCCACCGTCCTCTCCATCTCCCACGTCAACAGCCTGAAGGTGGAGTCGGGCTGCGCCGCGCCCGGAGAGCAACCCAAGTTCCTGGGCATCCGGGAGCAACGGGTGACGGGATTCATGATCTTCATCCTGATGGGCTGCTCCGTCTTCATGACGTCCGCGCTCAAG CTGATCCCGATGCCCGTCCTCTATGGCGTCTTCCTCTACATGGGAGTGTCGTCACTCAAAGGCATCCAG CTCTTCGACCGGATCAAGCTGTTCGGCATGCCGTCCAAGCACCAGCCGGACCTCATCTACCTGCGCTACGTCCCGCTCTGGAAGGTCCACGTCTTCACCGCCGTCCAGCTGTCCTGCCTCATCATCCTCTGGGCCATCAAGGCGACGGAAGCCGCCGTCATCTTCCCCATGATG GTTCTGGCGCTCGTCTTCATCCGGAAGCTTCTGGACTTTTGCTTCACCAAGAGAGAGCTGAGCTGGCTGGACGACCTGATCCCCgagagcaagaagaagaaggacgacgacaagaagaagaaggaggag GACGCCCAGCGGATGATGGAGGAAGTGGAGGACGAGCCGCCCTACGATCCTCAGAGCGTCCTGAAGTTCCCCATCAAGTCGCTGAAGGACAG GTCCGACCCGTCTGAGGTCAACATCTCTGATGAAATGGCCAAAAGTGGAATCTGGAAATCCGTTTCCAAGAACTCTGAGGGAGGAAAGGCTTTGAAACGCTGCAAGAG TCAGGAGAAACTTCCCAGCGTCCAGATCAGCATGGAGAACGAGGACGGACGGAGGTTCGTGGACGCTGAGACGGCGTTATGA